Genomic window (Halomicrobium zhouii):
TTCCCGCGAGCGACGTGACCATCTCGTCGTCGAGGGCGGCCGTCGCCAGCGACCCGACGTCGGCGAGTTCTGCGAGTTCGTCCAGCGTCCCGGTCCGCTGGAGGCAGACAAGCGTCTCCAGGGCTTCCTGCAGTTCGGCGCCGTTCTCTCCCACCGTCTCCGCCAGCGCGACTGTCTCGTCCGTCGCGAGGCCGTCGGCCGACTCCGCGAGCGTCGACGTCGTGTCGGCGAGTTCGACGACCATCTCGTCGGTGAGCGCCCCCTCGCCGAGTGCGAGGACGTCGAGCAGTTCGTTGACGCCGTCGAGCCGCCGGACGAACGTCGCGACCGCTTCGGGGTTCTCGGCGATGGCGTCCGCGAGCGGGTCGGCGTTGGTGTCGGGGTCACCGTCGCCGTCGAGTTCGCTGGCCATCGTCAGAGCAGCCCCCGTGCGGTGAGCCAGTAGGCCTCGTTGTACGCCAGTTTCGACCAGTGGAGCTTCCGGGACGGCTGGGCCGGCGACGGCGGTCGCTCGAAGTCGAACTCCACGAACGAGGCGGCGTCCATCCCCGTCTCGATGAAGCAGAGCGTCTTGCCGTCGTAGGTCGCCGTCGCCGGCTGGCCGCGGATCTCGCTCGCGATGCGCCGGGCGACGACGCCGGCCTGGTAGTGAGCGACGCTCCCGGCGTTGGGCATGCCGGTGTCGGCCGTGTCACCCAGCGCGTAGACGTGCTTCGCGGCCTCGGCTTCCAGCGTGTGCCTGTCGACCTCGACCCAGCCCCGATCTCCGAGGCCGGCCTCCTCGATCAGGTCGACGCCCCGGTGGGGCGGGATGGCGACGAGGAGGTCGTAGTCGATGTCCGTCCCCTCCATCGACCGGAGGACCTGCTCGTCCGGGTCGACTTCCTCGGCGTTGAAGAACGTCTCGACGCCGATGTCGCGCTCGTCCATGATCGGCCGCGCCCACTCGGCGATGTGGGGGTTGCCGTGGACCCGCTGGATCGGGTACGTGTACGTGACGTCGACGTCCTCGCGGAGGCCCCGCTCGCGGAGCCAGTCGTCGACCATGAACACGAACTCCAGGGGCGCCGCCGGGCACATGTGCGGCGTCCCGACGACGCTGAGCACCAGGTGCCCCTCAGTGAACGAGAGGAGTTCGTCCCTGAGGGCGGTCGCGCCGTCCTCGCTGTAGTAGTCGTGGCCAGCGTCGGCCAGTCCCGGGACCTCGTCGGGCGCGAGCGTCGACCCCGTCGCGAGGACGAGGGCGTCGTACTCGATCGGATCGGGGCCCTCCATGCTCTGCATGCGCTGTGCATCCGTGTCGATAGCGGTCACGCGGTCGATACGCACGTCGACCCGGTCCTCGACGAGTTCGGTCAGCGGCCGGCGGGCGTCCCCGGGTTCGCGCTGGCCGAACGGCACGTACAGCCACACCGGCTTGTACACGTGGTCCGGGTCGTCGTTGACCAGCGTGAGGCGGACGTCGCCGGCGTCTATCTCCCCGGCCAGTCGCTCGGCCAGGTTGTTGGCGAGGACGGTCCCGCCGGTGCCCCCGCCGACGATCACGACGTGCTCGGTCATGTCTTCTCCACGTAGAACGCGTGGTGGTCCTCGCCCTCCTCGACCCCGTGGAGTTCGTTGCCGGCCTCCGCCGTCCACTCGGGGACGTCGGTGAGCGACTGGTCGTTGTCGCTCAACAGGCGGACCACGGTTCCCGGCTCGACGCTCCGCATCTTGCCGATGAGGTCCATCAGCGGCCCGGGACACGCTGCCCCACGGGCGTCCACCGTCTCGTCGGCTTCGACGTCAATTTCGGTCATCGTTACAGGTGAACCTCCGGGCCGGATCGCTTTAGTATTGTACATCAATTCCAAGATTCTGAAAATCCCCGTGCAGTACAGGTGCTCGACGCGGTGTGGTGACGGTCCATCGCGATTGACGGGTCGGGTGACCGGCGACCCGAATCCTATCGCTCGAACGCGAGCGCGTAGTGGTACGGCGGGAGGGCGATCCGCTCGTCGAGCGAGAAGTCGGCGGCGCCCAGCACGTCCGCCGTCGTCTCGTCGGGCGTCATGCGGAGGGTAGATGGCGGGCCCCGCGGTTCGTCCGCGACGGTCGTCTCTTCGCGCGGCCGGGCGTGCCAGTTGACCACGACGAACCGGCCGCCCGGGCAAAGTGACATCTCGACCTCCCTGACGAGCGCGTCGCGGTCGTCGACGCCGTGGAAGGCGTTGGCCAGCAGGACGACGTCGACCGGCTCCGGCAGGAGTTCGGACAGTCGGCGGGCGTCACCGTGGACGGGCTCGACGTTGTCGACGCCCTGTCGGTCGGCGAGGGCCGAACACTCCGTGAGGAGCGACTCGTCGAGGTCGCAGGCGTACACCGGCGCCGGGTCGACGACCCGCGCGGCGGGGAGCGCGAAGTACCCGTTCCCGCAGCCGACCTCCGCGAGCGCGTCGCCCGACTCGACGCCCAGTTCCCGCAGCGTCGCTCCCGGCGTCGGCCACAGCTTCCCCCACCAGTCCCAGTCCGGCTGGCCGGTGTTCTCGAAGGGTTCCATCGTCACCGGGCGTCCGCGGTGTCGATCCCGAGCACCCGGTACACCAGACAGACGCGGGTCAGGGCCGTCCCGATCAGAACGGCGCCCACCAGGAGCGCGAGCACGCCGACGAGCGGCCCGGTCTCCAGTGCGCCCGCTAGTGAGGCGCCGCCCAGCGCCGCCAGCAGTCCACCGACAGCCAGTCGAACGGCGCGATCCGCGGTGCCAATATTGTATTCCATGCCCAATTCAACACACTATCTCGGGTTAAGCGTTTCCCGACCCGGCGGGCCGTCCCGAGCGGTTCGTCGATGCGGCGCATCACCCGACGTATCGCACCACCCGGGCCATGCCGGACTCCAGGTGGTAGAGGTTGTGGCAGTGGAACAGCCAGTCGCCCGGATTGTCGGCGACGAAGTCGAGCGTGACCTCGCCCATGTGCCCGGGGACGAGGACGGTGTCCTTGACCGCGTCCCCGAACTGGAAGAAGTGGCCGTGGAGGTGCATCGGGTGGAGCACTGGACTGCGATTCACCATCCTGATCCGGACGTGCTCTCCCTGTCGGACATCGAGCGGGTCGGCGTCGGGGTAGGCCTGTCCGTCGATGAGCCACTCGGTCCCGCCCTGGCGTCCCGACAGCGTCAGATCGAACGACCTGTCCGGACTCCCGTCGATGCCCGCCAGCGGCGAGCGCGCCTGGAGGTCGCCGTACGCGAGTGCTCGTCCGCCGTTCGACGGCACCCCCGGTGCCGCGGAGTCGTCGACCCCTTCGTACGTCACGAGGGCTCGCGCTGGGGGTTCGTCCCCGTTGACGGCCTCGGCACGGACCTCCCACGTACCCGGGTTATCGGCCTTGACGACCGCATCGTATCGCTCGCCAGAGCCGAAGACGAACGAGTCGACGGTCACCGGCTCGACCGGGCGTCCGTCAGCGTGGGTCACAGTCAGGGGGTGACCACCGGCGTGCACCCGGAACGCCGTCGCACTGCTCGCGTTTACGAACCGAAACCGGACCCGCTCTCCCTCCCGGACCGAATACGTCCGGGGGTCATCCGGCAAGCGTCCCCCCATCAGGAGGCCGGCGTACGGCGGTCGTCGGTCGGCCATTGGGCCACCGCCCCCGCCGCGACCACCGCCCATCGGCCCGCCGCCCCCACCGGGACCACCGCCAGCCGGCCCGCTCCCCGACTCGAGTTCGGAGAGCGGGCGGGGCTCTCCGGCGAGGTAGTCGTCGACGACGACAGTGTACTCGCGGTCGTACTCCACGTGCGGGTCGTCCTCCTCGACGATCAGCGGCGCGAGGAGCCCGCGGTCGAGCTGGAGCCCCACGTGGCTGTGGAAGAAGAACGTTCCCGCGGGTTCCGCCCGGAACCGGTACGTGAACGAACCGCCGGACTCGACCGGATCCTGCGTGACGTCCGGGACGCCGTCCATCTCGTTGGCCACGGGGACGCCGTGCCAGTGGATCGTCGTTCCGTCTGCGAGTTCGTTGTCCAGTTCGACCTCGACCACGTCCCCCTCGCTCGCGCGGAGTTCGGGTCCCGGGAACTCGCCGTCGTACAGCCAGTTCTCGGTCGTCGCGTCTGCGCCGGGCTGGACCTCGCCCGGTGCCGCAGCCAATGCGGCCCGTACGTCGGCGGAGCCGGACGGCGGACTGCGGGGGGTCGGACGGGACGAATCACCTGGACCCGTCCCTTCGGTCGACAGGCACCCGGCGAGTCCACTCGCGCCCATTCCAGCCAGCGCCTGCAGGAAGCGACGTCTGGTGGGAGTGGACGGCGGGCTCACAGCGACCCGAGCATGCGCTCGAACCGTTCGCCATCCTGTTGTATAGTACATCCCATACTACACAATAGTGTCTGTTGGTCGTATTACTCTTTCGCGACGAGCGGCGACCGAGTTACGCGCCGGAGGACGCGTCTGCCCAGACGCCGGGGAGTCGCGCGTACACCGTCGCGTTCCCGACGAGCGCGTCGACGGTCGTGTACTCGTCGACGGCGTGGACGGTGTCGGTGCCGAGCGCGAACTCGACGGTCGGAATCCCAGCGTTCCGGAGCGTCTTCGCGTCGCCGCCGCCGGTCGCGCTCCGACGGTAGACGCGCTCGCCCGTCACCGTCTCGGCCGTCGACGCCACCGCCTCGACGAGCGGGCTGTCAATCGGTTCGGCGGTCCCGACGCTCCAAGAGACGTCGGCGAGCGTGATACCCTCGCAGTCGGCGACGCAGTCCCGGACGTCCGAGAGCAGCCTGGACGTGTCCACCCCGGCCGTCAGCCGGACGTCGACCTCGGCGCGGGCCGACTGGGGGACGCTGTTGATCGCCTCACCGCCCTCGATAGTCCCGAGGTTGATCGACGGGGACGCGAAGAGCTCCCGGGCGACGTCCGCGCCCATCGTCGGCGCGTAGTACTCGACCGACTCCGCGAGTATCGGGTCCAGGACCGGGTCGACGTCGAGTTCGCGCGTCCCGAACCGCTCCCGGAGGGTCGTGATCGCCCCGTAGAGCCGATCGATGGCGTTGTCGCCCAGCACCGGCCGGGAACCGTGTGCGGCCTCGCCGGTGGCCGCCATCGTCAGCCAGATGCTCCCACGGTCGGCGACGGTCACCGAGTGGCGCCCCTCCTCACAGGTCGGTTCACCGATGACGCAGCCGTCGGCGTCGAGTCGGTCGGCCTCGAGCAGTGCGGGGAGGCCCGCGTCGCCGCCGACCTCCTCGTCGCTGACGAACGCGAACTGGAGGTCGACGGGCGGGGCTTCGTCGGCCTCGGCGAACACGCCGATCGCCGAGAGCATCGCGGCGACGGCTCCCTTCATGTCTGTCGCCCCGCGGCCGTAGATCCGGTCGCCGGTGCGCTCCCCGAGCGGATCGAACGACCACTCGTCGGCGTCGAACGGGACTGTGTCGAGGTGACCGACGTACAGCAACGTCCGGTCCCGCTCGCCCGGTATCGTCGCGAGGAGGTTCGGCTTCGCCGGATCGACCGTGATCCGTTCGACGTCGACCGAGCGGGCGGACAGGTACTGTTCGATCAGGTCGGCGATTTCCCCGGTCTTGCCCGGCGGATTCGACGTGTCGATGGCGAGCAAGTCGAGCGCCAGGTCGACCAGTTCGTCGCTCTCGGTCATCGCTCCAGTTTCCCGGCGAGTACCTTCGCCGCGGTGAGGACCGGGTCCCACACCGGGCTGAACGGGGGCGCGTACGCCAGGTCGGCGTTCTGTAACTCGGTGACGGTCAACCCGCCGTGCAGCGCCGTCGCGACGGTGTCGATTCGCTTCGCGCCGTCGCGACCGACGACGCTCCCGCCCAGGACGGCTCCCGTCTCGCGGTCCGCGACGAGCGTGACCTGAATCTCCTCACTTCCCGGGTAGTAGTGAGCCCGCGTCGCGTCGGTGATCGTGACCGACACGGGGTCGAAGCCGGCGTCGCTGGCCCGCTCCTCGTCGAGGATGCCGGTCCGGGCCGCGCCGAGGTCGAACGCCTTCACGATGGCCGTGCCGGCGGTCTCGCCGATCGCCGTGGGCGATCCGGTGAGAGTCTGGCCGATGGCGCGACCGGCGCGGTTCGCCGTCAGCGCCAGCGGGACGTAGTCGGGCTCGCCGGTGACGACGTGGACGTTCTCCGCACAGTCGCCCGCGGCGTAGACGTTCGCCGCACTCGTGCGGCCGTACTCGTCGATCGCGATGGCGCCGGTCGGCCCGAGTTCTATCCCCGCGTCCTCGGCGAGTACGACGTTCGGCCTCACGCCGACGCCGACGACGGCGACGTCTGCGGCGTGACTCTCACCCCCGTCGAGCTGGACCGCCTCCACGCGTCCCTCGCCGGCGAACCCGGAGACGGCCGTCTCCAGGTGCAGGTCGACCCCCTGCTCTCGCAGGTGGTCCTCGACGACGTCCGCCACCGCCTCGCCGAACGGCTGGAGGACGTTGGGCAGCATCTCGTAGAGACTGACGTCGAGGCCGCGCGCCGAGAGCGCCTCGGCCATCTCGATCCCGACGTAGCCACCGCCGACGATAGCGGCGGTCTCGGGCGCCCGCTCCGTGACGTAACGCTCGATGGCGTCGGCCTCGTCCATGTCGTGGATGGTGAACACGCCGTCCAGATCCGTCCCGTGGAACGGCGGGACGACGGCGCTCGCGCCGGTCCCGATCAGGAGGTGGTCGTAGGCCTGGTCGAACCGCTCGCCGTCGGCCGCGACCGTGACCGTCTGGCTCCCGGTGTCGACGGCGACGACCTCGTGACCCGTCCGGAGGTCGATGTCCCGTTCCTCGCGGATCTCTTCGGGCGTCAGCGCGACGAGATCCGCGAGTTCGGGGACGTCGCCTTTCACGTAGTAGGGCATCCCGCAGGCCGCGTAGGAGACCCACTGTCCCTTCTCGAAGACGACGACGTCCATCTCCGGGTCCTCGCGCTTCGCCTTGCTCGCGGCGCTCAGTCCCGCCGCGTCACCGCCCACGACGACGAGGGTGTCGCTCATACGCGGAGAGAGGGGCGAGAGCGGCAAAAGGATTCCCGGAAATTCCCATTACTGTACACACGCAACGGGGCGGCAACAGCGGCTTCGTTCGGCGTGTCAGAATCGACCGGTATCGACGCCGCCAGAGTTCGAGGGCGGACCGAGACGACCGACCATCGGCGATCAAATATCGAAGCGACGGTTTTCGCGCTTCACGCTTTAAAATAGAGGGGTCTGTTAGCGCTCAGGTCGCGGAGCGGTCTCGTATCGTTCGATCTCGTCGGTCTTCTCCACTCGGTCGTAGATCTCTCGGAGTGTCTCCTGCGCTCGGAGAAGCTTGTGCTCCTCGAGGAACGGGCGCCCGCTCTCGCTGATCCCGTAGAACTTGTACGGCAGGTCGTTCTGCCGGCGGTCCTCCGGGAGGAGTACCTCCTCGACGACACCGGCGTCGACGAGTTGCTGAAGGTGCTGCCGAATCGTCGTCTGGCTCTTGCTCGGGTTGACGTAATCGAGTTCCTTCAGCGTCGGGAGTTCCGACGGATGGCCGAGAATATCCTGGAGGAGCGCGAATCGCGTCTCCTGCGTGACGACGTTGAGTCGCTCCCGGACGGACTCCAGGTCGCCTGGCGTGTGATCGGAGGTACTCATTACGCTACAGTTCATGTAGCGCGTGCAAATGCGTTTCGCTCAAATGCGAATCGGTCCAATACGATTCGGTCGGCACGCCACTTACACCACGCCTGACCGACGCTGACGATCGGTGTTCGAGCCCACGAGATTCGGCCGGGAGCTACGTGTCACAACGGCGTGAACCGGACCGCCACCGGACGGCTGCGCCGGCGACGCCGACGGCCAGCGCCGCAACCGCGACCTGGAGGAGCGTCGCGCCGAGCGCGGCCGTCGCGCCGCCCGCGGTCACGCCGCTCGCAGCACCGGTCGCGACGGGCGCCGTGAAGAGACAGCAGAGACTCAGTGCCCCGCCGACGCCGAGCAGCGACCACCGCGACCCGTCGTCAGACTCGGTCGTTTCGCCGGGCTCGGCTGTTTCGCTGGGCTCGGTCGTTTCACTGGACTCCGCCTCACGCATCTGTACGATCACCAGACGTGGGTACGTTCCATCTAGCTTCGGGTCGCACCGGAACCGGAGGCACCGGTTCGCCCCAGTGCCGGCGGTCCCAGAACGAACTCAGCACGTCTTACACCCTTTCTTTCGCTGACAGTACAGTATCGCGCCGAACGCGGCGACGCTGAGGACGCCGAGCAGCGGCCGGTACGGGTCGAAATAGGTCATGAGGGCGGACGAACTGAACAGCGCGAGCAAGAGGGCGTTACAGATGGGGCAGCCGAAGGCCAGGAAGCCGCCAACGATCCCGCCGGTCGCGAACCGGTCCCCGACCGGTCGGTCGACGATCGAGCGCTGGTAAACGAACGCCGCGGCGAACGCCGACGTCGCGACGAGAAACAGGTAGTCCGCGGCGGTACTCGGGACCATGCGAACGTACACTGGGTTCGGCACGAGGCCGGTCACCGCCCCGAACAGCAGGAAGGCACCGACGCCGGCGCCGACGCTCTTGAGCAGGGCTGGATAGGGCAGGGACATCAGTCAGTCACCGTCCAGTCATCTCGTCGGTGTGTTCCATTCATGGGTTCGAGTCACTGTATCGCGCAGGTCCGCGGGTCCCCGGCCCGGCCGAGGAAGAACAGGAGCAGGAGAATGCCGCCGACCCGCAGGAGATTCCCGTCGAACGGGAGCGCGGCCATCGCGCCGACGAAGCCCAGCGCGCCGAGGACGCCAGCGCCGCAACTCGCACAGCCAGCGGCCAGCAGCCCGGGGGCGACCCCGACGAGCGTCGAGGCGCTCCGCCGTCGAGCACGACCGACGAGGGCGACGGCGTTCGTCACCGCGACGCCCGTCAGGAGCGCGTACGCCGTCAGCAGCGCGAGGCCCAGCCAGCCGGTGGTCAGGTACGACTCTCGCGTGAGCGTCACCAGGGCGTAGGGAAGGTCCGTGGGGTCGTTCCCGAGGAGCTGCAGCGAGAAC
Coding sequences:
- a CDS encoding DUF1641 domain-containing protein yields the protein MASELDGDGDPDTNADPLADAIAENPEAVATFVRRLDGVNELLDVLALGEGALTDEMVVELADTTSTLAESADGLATDETVALAETVGENGAELQEALETLVCLQRTGTLDELAELADVGSLATAALDDEMVTSLAGTGAALGEIADTAADEDTRDGLETMLDGVGAAERGDTEPVGPVGLVRGVRDPEIQHGLGYLFAVARAIGQQQSPPTSD
- a CDS encoding NAD(P)/FAD-dependent oxidoreductase, encoding MTEHVVIVGGGTGGTVLANNLAERLAGEIDAGDVRLTLVNDDPDHVYKPVWLYVPFGQREPGDARRPLTELVEDRVDVRIDRVTAIDTDAQRMQSMEGPDPIEYDALVLATGSTLAPDEVPGLADAGHDYYSEDGATALRDELLSFTEGHLVLSVVGTPHMCPAAPLEFVFMVDDWLRERGLREDVDVTYTYPIQRVHGNPHIAEWARPIMDERDIGVETFFNAEEVDPDEQVLRSMEGTDIDYDLLVAIPPHRGVDLIEEAGLGDRGWVEVDRHTLEAEAAKHVYALGDTADTGMPNAGSVAHYQAGVVARRIASEIRGQPATATYDGKTLCFIETGMDAASFVEFDFERPPSPAQPSRKLHWSKLAYNEAYWLTARGLL
- a CDS encoding sulfurtransferase TusA family protein — encoded protein: MTEIDVEADETVDARGAACPGPLMDLIGKMRSVEPGTVVRLLSDNDQSLTDVPEWTAEAGNELHGVEEGEDHHAFYVEKT
- a CDS encoding class I SAM-dependent methyltransferase, coding for MEPFENTGQPDWDWWGKLWPTPGATLRELGVESGDALAEVGCGNGYFALPAARVVDPAPVYACDLDESLLTECSALADRQGVDNVEPVHGDARRLSELLPEPVDVVLLANAFHGVDDRDALVREVEMSLCPGGRFVVVNWHARPREETTVADEPRGPPSTLRMTPDETTADVLGAADFSLDERIALPPYHYALAFER
- a CDS encoding YgaP family membrane protein, whose protein sequence is MEYNIGTADRAVRLAVGGLLAALGGASLAGALETGPLVGVLALLVGAVLIGTALTRVCLVYRVLGIDTADAR
- a CDS encoding multicopper oxidase family protein, which encodes MGASGLAGCLSTEGTGPGDSSRPTPRSPPSGSADVRAALAAAPGEVQPGADATTENWLYDGEFPGPELRASEGDVVEVELDNELADGTTIHWHGVPVANEMDGVPDVTQDPVESGGSFTYRFRAEPAGTFFFHSHVGLQLDRGLLAPLIVEEDDPHVEYDREYTVVVDDYLAGEPRPLSELESGSGPAGGGPGGGGGPMGGGRGGGGGPMADRRPPYAGLLMGGRLPDDPRTYSVREGERVRFRFVNASSATAFRVHAGGHPLTVTHADGRPVEPVTVDSFVFGSGERYDAVVKADNPGTWEVRAEAVNGDEPPARALVTYEGVDDSAAPGVPSNGGRALAYGDLQARSPLAGIDGSPDRSFDLTLSGRQGGTEWLIDGQAYPDADPLDVRQGEHVRIRMVNRSPVLHPMHLHGHFFQFGDAVKDTVLVPGHMGEVTLDFVADNPGDWLFHCHNLYHLESGMARVVRYVG
- a CDS encoding M20 family metallopeptidase; the protein is MTESDELVDLALDLLAIDTSNPPGKTGEIADLIEQYLSARSVDVERITVDPAKPNLLATIPGERDRTLLYVGHLDTVPFDADEWSFDPLGERTGDRIYGRGATDMKGAVAAMLSAIGVFAEADEAPPVDLQFAFVSDEEVGGDAGLPALLEADRLDADGCVIGEPTCEEGRHSVTVADRGSIWLTMAATGEAAHGSRPVLGDNAIDRLYGAITTLRERFGTRELDVDPVLDPILAESVEYYAPTMGADVARELFASPSINLGTIEGGEAINSVPQSARAEVDVRLTAGVDTSRLLSDVRDCVADCEGITLADVSWSVGTAEPIDSPLVEAVASTAETVTGERVYRRSATGGGDAKTLRNAGIPTVEFALGTDTVHAVDEYTTVDALVGNATVYARLPGVWADASSGA
- a CDS encoding FAD-dependent oxidoreductase encodes the protein MSDTLVVVGGDAAGLSAASKAKREDPEMDVVVFEKGQWVSYAACGMPYYVKGDVPELADLVALTPEEIREERDIDLRTGHEVVAVDTGSQTVTVAADGERFDQAYDHLLIGTGASAVVPPFHGTDLDGVFTIHDMDEADAIERYVTERAPETAAIVGGGYVGIEMAEALSARGLDVSLYEMLPNVLQPFGEAVADVVEDHLREQGVDLHLETAVSGFAGEGRVEAVQLDGGESHAADVAVVGVGVRPNVVLAEDAGIELGPTGAIAIDEYGRTSAANVYAAGDCAENVHVVTGEPDYVPLALTANRAGRAIGQTLTGSPTAIGETAGTAIVKAFDLGAARTGILDEERASDAGFDPVSVTITDATRAHYYPGSEEIQVTLVADRETGAVLGGSVVGRDGAKRIDTVATALHGGLTVTELQNADLAYAPPFSPVWDPVLTAAKVLAGKLER
- a CDS encoding helix-turn-helix domain-containing protein; this translates as MSTSDHTPGDLESVRERLNVVTQETRFALLQDILGHPSELPTLKELDYVNPSKSQTTIRQHLQQLVDAGVVEEVLLPEDRRQNDLPYKFYGISESGRPFLEEHKLLRAQETLREIYDRVEKTDEIERYETAPRPER